GTGTGCGATTTGCCCGTGCCCGGCGGCCCCTCGACGACGATGATGCGGCCATCGGGATGCTGGATGGCATTGAGGATCTTGATCTGCTCCTCATTCAGAGGAACCGGGGAATCGATCACGACCCTGTCAACGATCGAGCGGCTGTCCCACTGCGCGTCGATTTCAGGCATGATGCTTTTGGGGTTCTCCGTCAGCACGCTGCCGACGATACCCTGGAACAGCTCCATGACGCCGGGCTCGTCTAGGCGAGCCTGCGTGATCATCTCCTCATAGTCGTTGAGGAGAGCCTCGTCCGACCGGTCGAAGACAGCGATATGGAGCGCAGTCGACAAATGAACGCCGGTGTTCGACGCCTCGCTGATCGGTCCCGGCTGCAACTCGATTTGCCCGCCCAGATCGAGGGCATTGGCGATCTTGCGGAACAGGGGTTGAACCGCGTCCGCAAGGCTCTCGCCTTCGGCGAGGTAAGTGATCCGGTCAGTGATGGGACTCAGCCATTGGCGGAGCTGCCGCTCGCCAAGCTCCTGCAGCACGTAATCAATCGCGCGCTTGTTCGCATAGAGATGGTTCAGGAGCGTGAGCGTGTAACCGCCGTCTCCGCGGGTAACCTCGATCGGCACGTAGAAAAGCGGATAGGCGTGGCCGCCATATTTGAGCTGGCCGATATAGAGATAGAGCTGCAAGCCTTCGCCGGTCATCGCGTAGGTGTCGAGATCTCGGAATTCGAGAAAGGCGTCGGCCGCCATAAAGTTTTCGAAGTAGCTCAGCACCTCGGCGCGAACGTCGTCGAGGGCGAGGTGGCTTTCGAGGAGCTCGATCAGCTCGCCATTCTCGCCCGTGGCGAGAAACCGGCTCAGTACCTCCGGCAGGATGGCATCCAGCCGTGCCGCGACGATTTCGATCAGCTCGGCTTCCGCGGAGTATATGGAATCGTGGACCGAATAGGATTGCTGCGAGAGCGGACCGTCGAGGAGCGCGAGGAGAGGGGCTACAACCTGTTGGCGGATCTCGTCGGCGAGCTTGAGCCGGATTCGATCGACCCATTCCTCGGGATTTTCGACCGCCAGCCCTCGGCTTGCCTCGGCATCGGCGAAAACAGCCGCCCTAACACTGAGCAGATTGTCGTCGGTGAGCGCCTGGACCTGCTCCTTGATGATAACACGCAGCGTGTTCGTGATGGGGCGCGCATAGATGCGAGGCGCGAATTTGAGCGTCGGATCGCCTTCGGACCGCTTCCCCATGATTTGCCAAAGGTTGTGCTGGAGGCCTGGATAGACGGCCACGCGCATCGCCGAGCGGAACCCGCTTTCGTTCTGAAGGACGATGCGACGGCGCGGCGCCTGTTGGCGCTTGAAATCGGACTCCAAGAAGTCGAGGAAATACTGAGATACCTTGATCGATATCTCCTTGATCGTTTCACCTGCGAAATTCAAAGCACCCACCCCACGCACCGAATTCAACCGCGCAGCTCGCGCTGCACGGTCCCCAGGGGGGAGAGTATCAGCGGTCGTACGCCAGTCCTAACCCTTCGCGGACTGCCGCCCGTTGCTGCCCGAACTGGTCGACCACGTCACCGAAAATTGCGCTTTCACATTGATTTCGTCGAGATGAAGCAGCGGAACAAGACTGGCTGGAGCCTTCAGCGCTGACCGACCTCAACCGAGCATCAAGAGGCTGCTGAACTTCATTGTGCACCGGCAAGGTCACCAAATCGCGACCCGCTGGCATCGTCCGGCACCCTAGATACGGCCGCTTCTTATTCGTTTCGAAGACCTATCGGTGTGCAAGCTACACCCAAATCATTTGGTTTGTAGTGCGTCGATGATGGGACAATCTGGCCTCTCGTCCCCGTTGCAACGCTCGGCAAGGTCCAGCAACGATCTTCTGAGCGCTTCCAATCCAAGCGCCTTGCGATGCAATTCGGCGGCACGGGACAATGCGATGTGCTTCACGTCGGCGCTTTCACGCGCACCGTCCGACCACAAGCTTAGCAGCGACCGAATATCCTCGATCGGAAAGCCCAGGTCACGGGCATTGGCAATGAACCGGAGACGATGCAGGTCGGCGTCGGAATAATCGCGATAGCCAGACTGGCCGCGCGGCGCGGCACCGATCAGGCCGATCTTCTCATAATGGCGAATCATGCGCTGCGAGACGCCGCTGGCGCTCGATGCCTCGCCGATCTTCATAGCCTGGCCCGGTTGAGTCTGAGCGCATTGGTCACCACCGTGAAGCTCGACAGTGCCATCGCGGCGCCAGCGATCATCGGCGACAGCAAGATGCCTGCGATGGGGTAGAGGATACCGGCAGCGACCGGTACGCCGACCCCATTGAAGACGAACGAGAAGAACAGGTTCTGCCGGATGTTGCGCATGGTGGCGACTGCGAGCCGGCGTGCACGAACCATCGCGGCGAGATCGCCCTTGGTCAGCGTCATACCCGCGCTCTCGATGGCGACGTCAGTCCCGGTGCCCATGGCGACGCCGACATCCGCCGCCGCCAGCGCCGGGGCGTCGTTGATCCCGTCGCCGGCCATCGCGACCACTGCGCCTTTTGCTTTGAGTTCACCAATGATGCGGGCCTTGTCCTCGGGCTTCAGCCCGGCATGGACTTCGTCAATGCCGCCGATAGCCCGCGCCACCGCATCGGCTGTCGCTCTCGCGTCGCCAGTAAGCATCACGATCCGCAGCCCTTCCTCGCGCAGGGCGGCGATCGCGGAGGCCGCCGATTGCTTAATCGGATCTGCGACCACGAGGAGGCCGACCAGGTGGCCATCGATCGATACGAGCATCACGCCCGCGCCCTCACTGCGGTGCTTGTCGGCTACGTTATCAAAGGATGACGGATCCACACCAACGCGACGCATTTGTTCGGCATTGCCGACCACCACGTCGCGCCCGTTCGCCTTGCCACTGACACCAAGCCCGGTCTGGGACTCGAACTGCTCGACTTTCGCAATCGGAAGCTCGGCTTTGCGCGCGGCTTCGACGATGGCCTGGGCAAGCGGATGTTCCGATAGAGCTTCAACGGCGGCTGCGGTCGACAACACCATGTCGTGCTCATACCCCTCAGCCAACTCGATGGTCGTAAGGGCCGGGCGGCCCTCGGTCAGCGTGCCGGTCTTGTCGATCACCAGCGTGTCGACCTTCTCCATCATCTGCAGCGCTTCGGCATCCTTGACGAGCACACCGGCACGCGCGCCGCGGCCGGTTCCTACCATGATCGACATTGGCGTCGCCAGGCCGAGCGCACAGGGACAGGCGATGATGAGCACGGCGATCGCATTGAGCAGGGCATGACCAAAGCGCGGCTCAGGACCGACGAAATTCCATACAATGAATGTCGCGATCGCGATCGCGACGACGAGCGGCACAAACCAGCCCGATACGCGGTCAGCAACCGCCTGGATCGGCGCGCGACTGCGCTGGGCTTCCGCGACCATCTTCACGATCCGCGCGAGCACCGTATCTGTGCCGACCGCGCGCGCCTCGATCACCAGCGTTCCCGTGCCATTGACGGTGCCGCCCGTGACAGTTGCGTCCTTCTCCTTGAGGACGGGGGCAGGTTCTCCCGTTATCATGGACTCGTCGACCGACGAGCGCCCGTCGATAACAACGCCATCGACCGGCACCGCCTCACCAGGGCGCACGCGGACATGGTCGCCGGCCATCACTTCGGCGAGATCGACCTCCACCTCTTTGCCCTCGGCATCGATCCGCCGAGCGGTCTTCGGCGCAAGATCCATCAGCGCACGGATCGCGCGACCGGTCGCAGCCCGCGCTCGCAGCTCGAGCACCTGTCCGAGCAGGACCAGCGTCACCACGACGCCTGCCGCCTCGTAATAAACGGGCACGATCCCGTGCATCTGGAAGGAGGAAGGAAACAGACCCGGCGCGACCGTGGCGACCACGCTGTAGGCGAACGCCGCGCCGACGCCGATCGCCACGAGCGTGAACATGTTGAGGTGCCATGTTGCGATCGAGGTCCAACCGCGCTGGAAGAATGGCCAGCCCGCCCACAGGACGATCGGCGCCGTCAGCGCGAGTTGCACCCAGGGCGACCATGTCGGCGGCACGAAATCCATGCCGAGCATCTCCGCGACCATCGAGATTGCCAGCAGCGGGACGGCAAGAACAGCAGCCACCCACGTCCTCCGGGTGAAGTCGACCAGCTCAGGATTCGGAGCATCATCAAGCGACGGCTCTTCGGGTTCGAGCGCCATGCCGCAGATCGGACAGGTGCCCGGACCATCGCGACGAATTTCCGGGTGCATTGGGCACGTCCAGATCGCACCCGGCGCTGCGACCGCGGCCGTGTTGCCCTCGCCCGACAGATACCGCTTGGGGTCGGTGACAAACTTGGTGCGACAGCCTGCGCTACAGAAATGATAGTCCTTGCCATCATGCGAGGCATGATGAGGCGTTGCTGTCGGATCGACCTTCATGCCGCAAACCAGATCCTTGGCGCTCTTCGCGTCCGTGT
The Sphingobium sp. Cam5-1 DNA segment above includes these coding regions:
- the cueR gene encoding Cu(I)-responsive transcriptional regulator, with protein sequence MKIGEASSASGVSQRMIRHYEKIGLIGAAPRGQSGYRDYSDADLHRLRFIANARDLGFPIEDIRSLLSLWSDGARESADVKHIALSRAAELHRKALGLEALRRSLLDLAERCNGDERPDCPIIDALQTK
- a CDS encoding heavy metal translocating P-type ATPase encodes the protein MKVDPTATPHHASHDGKDYHFCSAGCRTKFVTDPKRYLSGEGNTAAVAAPGAIWTCPMHPEIRRDGPGTCPICGMALEPEEPSLDDAPNPELVDFTRRTWVAAVLAVPLLAISMVAEMLGMDFVPPTWSPWVQLALTAPIVLWAGWPFFQRGWTSIATWHLNMFTLVAIGVGAAFAYSVVATVAPGLFPSSFQMHGIVPVYYEAAGVVVTLVLLGQVLELRARAATGRAIRALMDLAPKTARRIDAEGKEVEVDLAEVMAGDHVRVRPGEAVPVDGVVIDGRSSVDESMITGEPAPVLKEKDATVTGGTVNGTGTLVIEARAVGTDTVLARIVKMVAEAQRSRAPIQAVADRVSGWFVPLVVAIAIATFIVWNFVGPEPRFGHALLNAIAVLIIACPCALGLATPMSIMVGTGRGARAGVLVKDAEALQMMEKVDTLVIDKTGTLTEGRPALTTIELAEGYEHDMVLSTAAAVEALSEHPLAQAIVEAARKAELPIAKVEQFESQTGLGVSGKANGRDVVVGNAEQMRRVGVDPSSFDNVADKHRSEGAGVMLVSIDGHLVGLLVVADPIKQSAASAIAALREEGLRIVMLTGDARATADAVARAIGGIDEVHAGLKPEDKARIIGELKAKGAVVAMAGDGINDAPALAAADVGVAMGTGTDVAIESAGMTLTKGDLAAMVRARRLAVATMRNIRQNLFFSFVFNGVGVPVAAGILYPIAGILLSPMIAGAAMALSSFTVVTNALRLNRARL